The Fibrobacter sp. UWP2 genome includes a window with the following:
- a CDS encoding FISUMP domain-containing protein gives MSTKILFGLSASAILLLSACGDEVTEVTEVNETTGMQVLEKGEALPKCNTDSEGSMVYALDSAAAYVCVDKKWNSLNGKDGEKGDKGDQGEQGVKGDTGEKGDQGEQGAKGDTGEKGDQGEKGDKGDTGSSCTVEQLADSSGYKVICSGDSVGVILNGEKGEKGEQGETGTKGSSCNVFDNGEGTLTIVCNDGKNSRTVEFYKAVCGATPYDPEKMAPAYCDNGILYVKDSRDSQRYRVVPIGSQIWMAENLNYASAESFCYDDDPANCEITGRYYSKDIANNVCPVGWHLPNSEEFENLISYVGGKDVAGMKLKSTNGWVSQSSGNSCNGTDDYGFSIIPSGDIIYNANTEKWISRIRGSASAFWINNTGNSSYNVLLIGYIDSYSVSFSTSSSMIAYYSIRCLKD, from the coding sequence ATGTCCACCAAGATTCTTTTCGGCCTATCGGCCAGTGCAATACTACTCCTCTCTGCCTGTGGCGACGAAGTTACCGAGGTGACCGAAGTCAATGAAACCACCGGAATGCAAGTACTGGAAAAGGGTGAAGCCTTGCCCAAGTGCAACACGGACAGCGAAGGCTCCATGGTTTACGCGCTTGATTCGGCTGCAGCCTACGTCTGCGTCGACAAAAAATGGAACTCGCTGAACGGCAAAGACGGCGAAAAGGGCGATAAGGGTGACCAAGGCGAACAGGGCGTCAAAGGTGATACCGGAGAGAAAGGCGACCAAGGTGAACAGGGAGCCAAAGGCGACACCGGTGAAAAAGGCGACCAAGGAGAAAAAGGGGATAAGGGCGATACCGGTTCTTCTTGTACTGTAGAACAGTTAGCCGACAGTAGCGGATACAAAGTTATCTGCAGCGGCGATTCCGTAGGCGTGATTTTGAATGGCGAGAAAGGTGAAAAGGGAGAACAAGGAGAAACCGGCACCAAAGGCTCCAGTTGCAATGTTTTTGATAATGGCGAAGGCACCTTGACAATAGTCTGCAATGACGGAAAGAATAGCCGGACAGTAGAATTTTATAAAGCGGTATGTGGAGCTACCCCGTACGATCCCGAGAAAATGGCCCCAGCTTATTGCGACAACGGAATTTTATACGTAAAAGATTCTCGTGACAGCCAACGTTACAGGGTTGTACCTATCGGTTCTCAAATCTGGATGGCAGAAAACCTGAATTACGCAAGTGCCGAGAGTTTTTGTTATGACGACGATCCCGCCAATTGCGAAATCACTGGCCGTTATTATTCTAAGGATATCGCAAATAATGTTTGTCCAGTTGGGTGGCATCTACCTAATTCGGAGGAGTTCGAAAACCTTATATCTTATGTTGGCGGCAAAGACGTTGCTGGAATGAAACTGAAATCTACCAACGGATGGGTTTCCCAGTCTTCCGGCAATAGTTGTAATGGAACGGACGATTATGGGTTTTCAATCATTCCTTCCGGTGACATCATATATAATGCTAACACAGAAAAATGGATCTCTCGGATACGAGGAAGTGCATCCGCCTTCTGGATCAATAACACCGGAAATTCCTCATATAACGTCCTTCTTATCGGATATATCGATAGCTATTCTGTCTCTTTCTCTACCTCGTCGTCGATGATTGCCTATTATTCCATCCGTTGCCTCAAGGATTAA